The following proteins are encoded in a genomic region of Periophthalmus magnuspinnatus isolate fPerMag1 chromosome 10, fPerMag1.2.pri, whole genome shotgun sequence:
- the clk4a gene encoding dual specificity protein kinase CLK4 isoform X1, which produces MHQSKRARSPCIWLDEYSWEERMDRKRRKHDSHSSERENKSRRTYRLHRHFEGHYLETRTFNQRSDSRGRAARDRSWDTGCEEDSRNGTCKERDRDWHHYSKSSGRSGRSRKSSRRHRDRRRKRSHSRHRSASRRSHHRRSRKRSRSFEDDDEGHLIYHSGDMLNSRYEIVCTLGEGAFGKVAECIDHGNNGARVALKIIKSIDRYREAAMSEVEVLAQLKALDSQNRYSCVHMLHWFDFHGHVCIAFELLGLSTYDFLKENNFQPFPIDHIRHMAYQIIRAVHFLHKNKLTHTDLKPENILFINSDYDLEYNSDMKRDERTLRNPDVKIVDFGNATYDHEHHTSVVSTRHYRAPEVILDLGWDHSCDVWSIGCILIEYYLGATLFQTHDSKEHLAMMERVLGPIPTNLLQKTRKRRYVHRSKLDWDVHSSAGRYVRKHCKPLKHYMTSRGEDHQLLFDLMEKMLEYDPAKRLSLEQALRHAFFSGFHKSSSVSSRCSTASRTSNHSNSSSGSKSD; this is translated from the exons ATGCACCAGTCGAAGCGAGCGCGCTCTCCCTGCATCTGGCTCGACGAGTACAGctgggaggagaggatggatCGTAAACGAAGAAAACACGATTCTCACAGCAGTGAACGAGAAAACAAGTCCAGAAGAACTTACCGCCTTCACAGACATTTTGAAGG GCACTACCTCGAGACCCGCACTTTTAACCAGAGGTCGGACTCTCGGGGCAGAGCGGCCCGGGACCGCAGCTGGGACACGGGCTGCGAGGAGGACAGCCGAAACGGGACGTGCAAAGAGAGGGACCGCGACTGGCACCACTACAGCAAGTCCTCCGGGCGCAGCGGGCGCAGCCGAAAGAGCAGTCGCCGCCACAGGGACCGGCGCCGCAAACGCAGCCACTCCCGCCACCGCTCGGCTTCG aggaggagccatCACCGCAGGAGCAGGAAAAGATCCAGGAGTTTTGAGGATGATGACGAGGGTCACCTCATCTATCACAGTGGAGACATGCTGAACTCAAGAT ATGAGATAGTGTGTACTCTGGGAGAGGGTGCCTTTGGGAAGGTCGCTGAATGCATTGATCACGGAAA taacGGAGCACGAGTGGCTCTGAAGATCATTAAAAGCATAGACCGTTATCGTGAGGCGGCTATGTCTGAGGTGGAGGTGCTGGCCCAGTTAAAAGCCCTGGACTCTCAGAACAGATA TTCTTGTGTGCACATGCTCCACTGGTTCGACTTCCACGGCCATGTCTGCATCGCGTTTGAGCTATTGGGCCTCAGCACGTACGACTTCCTCAAAGAGAACAACTTCCAGCCTTTTCCCATTGATCACATCAGACACATGGCGTATCAGATCATCCGAGCCGTCCACT TTCTTCACAAAAACAAGTTGACCCACACAGACCTGAAGCCTGAGAACATCCTGTTCATAAACTCAGACTATGACCTGGAGTATAACTCTGACATG AAACGAGATGAACGAACCCTGAGAAACCCCGACGTGAAGATAGTGGATTTTGGTAACGCCACGTATGACCACGAACATCACACGTCAGTGGTGTCGACACGGCACTACCGAGCGCCAGAGGTCATTTTAG ATCTGGGCTGGGATCACTCCTGTGACGTTTGGAGCATTGGCTGCATACTTATAGAATATTACCTCGGAGCTACTCTGTTTCAG ACTCATGACAGTAAAGAACACCTGGCGATGATGGAGAGGGTCCTGGGGCCCATCCCCACAAACCTCCTGCAGAAAACCAG GAAGCGCAGATATGTTCATCGGTCTAAGTTGGACTGGGACGTGCACAGCTCTGCGGGACGATACGTCCGAAAACACTGCAAACCCCtaaag CATTACATGACGTCCCGCGGCGAGGATCATCAGCTCCTCTTTGACCTTATGGAGAAGATGTTAGAGTATGACCCGGCCAAACGCCTCAGTCTGGAGCAGGCCCTCAGACACGCCTTCTTCTCCGGTTTCCACAAGAGCAGCAGCGTCAGCAGCCGCTGCAGCACGGCCAGCCGCACCAGTAACcatagcaacagcagcagcggcAGCAAATCAGACTGA
- the clk4a gene encoding dual specificity protein kinase CLK4 isoform X2, translating to MSEVEVLAQLKALDSQNRYSCVHMLHWFDFHGHVCIAFELLGLSTYDFLKENNFQPFPIDHIRHMAYQIIRAVHFLHKNKLTHTDLKPENILFINSDYDLEYNSDMKRDERTLRNPDVKIVDFGNATYDHEHHTSVVSTRHYRAPEVILDLGWDHSCDVWSIGCILIEYYLGATLFQTHDSKEHLAMMERVLGPIPTNLLQKTRKRRYVHRSKLDWDVHSSAGRYVRKHCKPLKHYMTSRGEDHQLLFDLMEKMLEYDPAKRLSLEQALRHAFFSGFHKSSSVSSRCSTASRTSNHSNSSSGSKSD from the exons ATGTCTGAGGTGGAGGTGCTGGCCCAGTTAAAAGCCCTGGACTCTCAGAACAGATA TTCTTGTGTGCACATGCTCCACTGGTTCGACTTCCACGGCCATGTCTGCATCGCGTTTGAGCTATTGGGCCTCAGCACGTACGACTTCCTCAAAGAGAACAACTTCCAGCCTTTTCCCATTGATCACATCAGACACATGGCGTATCAGATCATCCGAGCCGTCCACT TTCTTCACAAAAACAAGTTGACCCACACAGACCTGAAGCCTGAGAACATCCTGTTCATAAACTCAGACTATGACCTGGAGTATAACTCTGACATG AAACGAGATGAACGAACCCTGAGAAACCCCGACGTGAAGATAGTGGATTTTGGTAACGCCACGTATGACCACGAACATCACACGTCAGTGGTGTCGACACGGCACTACCGAGCGCCAGAGGTCATTTTAG ATCTGGGCTGGGATCACTCCTGTGACGTTTGGAGCATTGGCTGCATACTTATAGAATATTACCTCGGAGCTACTCTGTTTCAG ACTCATGACAGTAAAGAACACCTGGCGATGATGGAGAGGGTCCTGGGGCCCATCCCCACAAACCTCCTGCAGAAAACCAG GAAGCGCAGATATGTTCATCGGTCTAAGTTGGACTGGGACGTGCACAGCTCTGCGGGACGATACGTCCGAAAACACTGCAAACCCCtaaag CATTACATGACGTCCCGCGGCGAGGATCATCAGCTCCTCTTTGACCTTATGGAGAAGATGTTAGAGTATGACCCGGCCAAACGCCTCAGTCTGGAGCAGGCCCTCAGACACGCCTTCTTCTCCGGTTTCCACAAGAGCAGCAGCGTCAGCAGCCGCTGCAGCACGGCCAGCCGCACCAGTAACcatagcaacagcagcagcggcAGCAAATCAGACTGA
- the tmem126a gene encoding transmembrane protein 126A, whose amino-acid sequence MADSSVKARAVTRDVIAEMLSKNFEKLPDIDQKLFTYGPVYFGMNAGLAGLLSNSLYRRALNVTQARVTSGLPMAVLPFLTTMALYNAAVSAPLLSGDLNCPSCAMLRGALVGVVGGGLYPILLALPVNFGLATKYNTALMPEKGNVMRYWVEVSRPVMRKMRAVLLLQAFFGTYLGSRHFRSYAKLAEITFRPGEELKD is encoded by the coding sequence ATGGCGGACAGCTCAGTGAAGGCGCGCGCCGTGACTCGGGATGTAATCGCTGAAATGTTGTCTAAAAACTTCGAGAAACTGCCTGACATTGATCAGAAGTTGTTCACGTACGGTCCTGTGTATTTTGGGATGAACGCGGGCCTGGCTGGGCTCCTCTCCAACAGTTTATACCGCAGAGCTCTGAACGTGACCCAGGCGCGCGTCACTTCCGGTCTGCCCATGGCCGTGCTGCCCTTTCTGACCACCATGGCCCTGTACAACGCAGCCGTGTCCGCCCCGCTCCTGTCCGGGGACCTGAACTGCCCTTCCTGCGCCATGCTCCGGGGGGCGCTGGTGGGGGTTGTGGGCGGAGGCTTGTACCCCATCCTCCTCGCTTTACCCGTCAACTTTGGCCTCGCCACCAAGTACAACACCGCGCTGATGCCGGAGAAGGGGAACGTGATGCGCTACTGGGTCGAAGTGTCCAGACCGGTGATGAGGAAGATGAGGGCCGTGCTGCTGCTCCAGGCGTTTTTTGGGACTTACCTCGGGTCAAGGCACTTCAGGTCCTACGCCAAACTGGCCGAGATCACGTTTCGGCCTGGAGAAGAGCTCAAAGACTAA